From Spartinivicinus ruber, the proteins below share one genomic window:
- a CDS encoding FAD-dependent oxidoreductase, translating to MNKLYDFAIIGTGAAGSTLSYFLSKSGASVCLLEAGKNTPVGQYPTNELHANSQLFWQGGMELNKQANILFLRGKVVGGGTIVNQCLLDRFDRAAFDHFKQHSGINWFTSQEFNQHYSQIEQHIRLEVIPQQHWNGNARLYAKGFEHNHLEYAPLRRGQSQCHNHNINDCIVCLGGCNRQSKQSMVVTFLPKALQQGVHLIDQFHAQQIIYGKPQVVIYGLQANQPIQVRAKRVIVAAGALGSSELLLTSGFGQSLPALGKGFFCHPQYMLFADMPDPVDAHKGAFQALKSADQRFRQQGFKLENVFGGPIAIAMMKSGYGISHHQFMQRYRHLACIEVAIRDENPGQIKLTRKGQLKIYKTLSDLDNQKAMAGMEQVYNIFASLNPNAIYKPHMPIGLHLMGGCAIGTNPKHAVINENFQLFGYDNIHVVDSSVFPCAPGINPSLSVMALAHRASQTILDLAGFTPVAIHTKEAPWFENAL from the coding sequence ATGAACAAACTATATGATTTCGCCATCATTGGCACTGGAGCTGCTGGCAGCACGCTTAGTTATTTTTTAAGCAAGTCTGGCGCTAGTGTTTGCTTGCTAGAAGCAGGTAAAAATACTCCTGTAGGTCAATACCCAACCAATGAATTACATGCTAACAGCCAATTATTTTGGCAAGGAGGCATGGAACTAAATAAGCAAGCGAATATTTTATTTTTAAGGGGCAAAGTGGTTGGTGGAGGCACTATTGTCAATCAATGTTTACTTGACCGCTTTGACCGAGCTGCATTTGATCACTTTAAACAACATTCAGGCATTAACTGGTTTACGAGTCAAGAATTCAATCAACATTATAGCCAGATAGAGCAACACATTAGGCTTGAAGTCATTCCTCAGCAGCATTGGAATGGTAATGCCCGCCTCTATGCAAAAGGGTTTGAGCATAATCATTTAGAATATGCACCACTCAGGCGTGGTCAAAGTCAGTGCCATAACCATAACATCAATGATTGTATTGTTTGTTTAGGCGGCTGTAATCGTCAGTCTAAGCAAAGCATGGTGGTTACATTTTTACCTAAAGCATTACAACAAGGTGTTCATTTAATAGATCAATTCCATGCACAACAAATCATCTACGGCAAACCACAAGTTGTTATTTATGGGCTTCAAGCCAATCAACCCATTCAGGTCAGAGCCAAACGTGTAATTGTTGCTGCTGGTGCTCTAGGCAGCTCTGAACTTTTATTAACATCTGGTTTCGGCCAATCCTTGCCTGCGTTAGGAAAAGGCTTTTTTTGTCATCCACAATATATGCTTTTCGCCGACATGCCAGACCCGGTGGATGCCCATAAAGGTGCTTTTCAAGCATTAAAGTCTGCAGATCAAAGGTTTCGTCAACAGGGCTTTAAGTTAGAAAATGTATTTGGAGGCCCGATTGCCATTGCTATGATGAAATCAGGCTATGGAATTTCTCACCATCAGTTTATGCAGCGTTATCGTCACTTAGCTTGTATCGAAGTCGCCATTCGGGACGAAAACCCTGGCCAGATAAAACTAACCCGAAAAGGACAACTGAAAATTTATAAAACTCTATCTGATCTTGACAACCAAAAGGCCATGGCAGGTATGGAGCAAGTGTATAATATTTTTGCTAGCCTCAACCCCAATGCAATTTATAAACCTCATATGCCAATCGGGTTACATTTAATGGGAGGCTGCGCTATTGGCACTAACCCCAAACATGCTGTTATTAATGAAAATTTCCAGCTATTTGGTTACGATAATATTCATGTTGTAGATAGTTCCGTATTTCCCTGTGCACCGGGTATAAATCCGTCCTTATCAGTTATGGCATTAGCCCATAGAGCTAGCCAAACTATTTTAGACTTAGCAGGCTTTACTCCTGTTGCAATTCACACTAAAGAAGCACCCTGGTTTGAGAACGCTTTATAA
- the oppC gene encoding oligopeptide ABC transporter permease OppC produces the protein MLALTKKIESLQQAATEADIKGRSLWEDAWRRFISNKAAIASLVILLLISILTIVGPLLSEFAYDDTDWLAMNAAPSVESGHYFGTDPLGRDLFVRVMMGGQISLMVGVMGSLVAVVVGTLYGAISGFVGGKLDSFMMRTLEVLSSFPFMFFVILLVTFFGRNILLIFVAIGMVSWLDMARIVRGQTLSLKNKEFIEAAHACGVRTNKIVTRHIVPNVLGVVVVYATLLVPSMILFESFLSYLGLGIQEPQTSWGALISEGAKTMDITPWQLLFPASFLVLTLFCFNFVGDGLRDALDPKDR, from the coding sequence ATGCTTGCTTTAACAAAAAAAATCGAGTCGTTGCAGCAGGCTGCAACGGAAGCAGATATAAAAGGCCGTAGTCTTTGGGAAGATGCCTGGCGTCGCTTTATTTCAAATAAAGCGGCAATAGCCAGTTTAGTTATTTTGTTGCTGATCAGTATTCTAACTATTGTAGGGCCACTATTAAGTGAATTTGCTTATGATGACACTGATTGGCTGGCAATGAATGCCGCGCCTTCAGTTGAAAGTGGTCATTATTTTGGTACCGATCCTCTTGGTCGTGATCTATTTGTAAGGGTTATGATGGGAGGGCAAATATCTCTGATGGTTGGAGTAATGGGCAGCCTGGTTGCTGTTGTTGTAGGTACACTGTACGGTGCTATTTCCGGTTTTGTTGGAGGTAAGCTGGATAGTTTTATGATGCGTACTTTAGAGGTTCTTAGTTCTTTCCCCTTTATGTTTTTTGTTATTTTATTGGTTACCTTTTTTGGCCGAAATATACTCTTGATATTTGTTGCCATCGGCATGGTATCTTGGCTTGATATGGCCCGGATTGTCAGAGGACAAACTCTTAGCCTTAAAAACAAGGAATTTATTGAGGCAGCTCATGCTTGTGGTGTTAGAACCAACAAAATTGTTACTCGACACATCGTGCCTAATGTGTTGGGTGTGGTTGTGGTTTATGCCACTTTATTAGTGCCTAGCATGATTTTGTTTGAATCCTTTTTAAGTTACTTAGGGTTAGGTATTCAGGAGCCGCAAACCAGTTGGGGAGCACTTATCTCTGAAGGGGCGAAAACTATGGACATCACTCCCTGGCAGTTACTATTTCCTGCCAGCTTTCTTGTACTGACTCTGTTTTGTTTTAACTTTGTGGGTGATGGATTAAGAGATGCATTGGATCCTAAGGATCGCTAG
- the upp gene encoding uracil phosphoribosyltransferase: MKVHEIKHPLVQHKLGLMRKEGISTKGFRGLASEVGCLLTYEATKDLPLEDKEITGWAGKVTVKQIKGKKITVVPILRAGLGMLDGVLELIPNAKVSVVGLYRNEETLEPVPYFEKLVSNIDERMALIVDPMLATGGSMVAAIEMLKKAGCHEIRVLVLVAAPEGIKRVTEAHPDVEIFTAAIDEKLNENGYIIPGLGDAGDKIFGTK; the protein is encoded by the coding sequence ATGAAAGTTCATGAGATTAAACACCCTTTGGTACAGCATAAACTTGGTTTAATGCGTAAAGAGGGAATTAGCACCAAAGGGTTTCGTGGGTTAGCAAGTGAAGTTGGGTGCTTGCTTACTTATGAGGCAACTAAAGATTTACCATTAGAAGATAAAGAAATTACAGGCTGGGCAGGAAAGGTCACTGTAAAACAAATAAAAGGCAAAAAGATTACGGTAGTGCCTATTTTAAGGGCAGGCCTTGGCATGTTGGATGGGGTTTTGGAGTTGATTCCCAATGCAAAAGTCAGTGTGGTAGGGCTTTATCGTAATGAAGAAACCTTAGAACCTGTGCCTTACTTTGAAAAGCTGGTGAGTAATATAGATGAACGGATGGCTTTGATAGTAGACCCAATGTTAGCAACAGGTGGTTCAATGGTAGCTGCTATTGAAATGCTAAAAAAAGCCGGTTGCCATGAAATCAGGGTCTTAGTGCTAGTTGCTGCTCCTGAGGGAATAAAAAGAGTCACTGAAGCGCATCCTGATGTTGAAATTTTTACTGCAGCCATTGATGAGAAGCTTAATGAAAATGGCTATATCATCCCAGGATTAGGGGATGCTGGGGATAAAATTTTTGGTACTAAATAA
- a CDS encoding aldehyde dehydrogenase family protein, translating to MSPKPPSQQQTHQTDDYLKLRKSITIQEASDSQIKKIYQILRSSQKDLQQFSVSQRAAEIDKIIGYIKANKEAICTRIVTDTGKSRTDALVSEVLGVLDNLHWNKANAHKILKLRKVSTPISLLGKKSYIQQEPYGTVLIIAPWNYPFHIAMTFITGAFLAGNSIIFKPSEHTPLTGLIEEICAISPLLKQSLKVVYGSGVTAEKLIDEKPNKIFFTGSTRTGKAILKKASQYIIPVDLELGGKDAMVVFPDVDIKRTVAGALWGGLTNAGQSCTSVELLCIHKDIFEQFIEQLTTAVQPLVINTGDQGDADIGAMTTDFQLEIVKQQLDDAIEKGATIIAGGNTFNEKGRFFPPTLVSNISPEMKLYQEETFGPVIALLPFDDEKQLATELNQLPYGLSASIWSRDIDRARRLANAIQVGAVSINNVMLTEGNPALPFGGVKQSGFGRAKGKEGLLAFTRSKSILIDKQSSKIEPNWFPYTRQKYQLFQQLIDVLFTPSWIKLIKLAKTGLALEKEAQRDRGNQ from the coding sequence ATGTCACCTAAACCTCCCTCTCAACAGCAAACACATCAGACTGACGACTACCTAAAATTGAGAAAGTCAATTACAATTCAAGAAGCTTCTGACTCTCAAATTAAAAAAATCTACCAAATACTAAGATCCTCCCAAAAAGATTTACAACAATTTTCTGTTAGTCAACGAGCAGCAGAAATTGACAAAATTATTGGTTATATAAAAGCAAATAAAGAAGCAATTTGCACTAGAATTGTTACAGATACCGGCAAGTCCAGGACAGACGCTCTTGTTTCAGAAGTACTGGGAGTTTTAGATAACTTACACTGGAATAAAGCCAATGCCCATAAAATTCTTAAACTTCGTAAAGTATCAACACCAATATCATTACTCGGTAAAAAGTCTTATATTCAGCAAGAGCCTTATGGTACAGTTTTAATTATTGCCCCTTGGAATTATCCTTTTCATATTGCTATGACATTTATTACCGGGGCATTTTTAGCTGGAAACAGTATTATTTTTAAGCCCTCTGAACATACTCCCCTTACTGGTTTGATTGAAGAAATTTGTGCTATTTCTCCATTATTAAAGCAAAGCCTAAAAGTAGTTTATGGCTCAGGCGTTACAGCAGAAAAGCTGATTGATGAAAAACCCAATAAAATATTTTTTACTGGTAGCACTCGCACTGGCAAAGCCATTCTAAAAAAAGCATCCCAATATATCATTCCAGTTGATTTAGAACTGGGGGGAAAAGATGCTATGGTCGTCTTCCCTGATGTCGATATCAAACGTACAGTAGCAGGCGCTTTATGGGGAGGCTTAACAAATGCCGGGCAATCTTGTACATCAGTAGAACTGCTTTGTATTCATAAGGATATTTTTGAGCAATTCATTGAGCAACTCACAACCGCAGTACAGCCACTAGTGATTAATACGGGCGATCAGGGTGATGCAGACATAGGAGCCATGACAACTGATTTTCAACTAGAGATTGTTAAGCAGCAACTGGACGACGCAATTGAAAAAGGCGCAACCATTATTGCTGGTGGTAATACTTTTAATGAAAAAGGTCGATTTTTCCCGCCCACATTAGTGAGTAATATTTCACCAGAAATGAAATTATATCAAGAGGAAACCTTCGGCCCAGTCATCGCATTGTTACCATTTGATGACGAGAAGCAGCTAGCCACAGAACTTAACCAACTGCCTTATGGTTTAAGTGCCAGTATATGGAGCCGTGATATTGACAGAGCAAGACGACTGGCCAATGCAATTCAAGTGGGAGCAGTTTCAATTAATAATGTCATGTTAACCGAGGGTAACCCAGCATTACCATTTGGTGGTGTCAAACAAAGTGGTTTTGGCAGAGCCAAAGGTAAAGAAGGTCTGCTGGCTTTCACCAGAAGTAAATCTATATTAATTGACAAACAATCGAGCAAAATTGAACCCAACTGGTTTCCTTACACACGACAAAAGTATCAGTTATTTCAACAATTAATTGATGTTTTATTTACCCCTTCTTGGATCAAACTCATTAAACTGGCTAAAACAGGTTTGGCCCTGGAAAAAGAGGCACAACGGGATAGAGGTAATCAATAA
- a CDS encoding PA4642 family protein has protein sequence MKKDKQKVIGEEVSDERLKDLLTLKSHDDVNNDYHILTKAYRALREDDFARFLQIFITAGHDINATSKEGETFLATISSHQQAEHYINTLKQAGAQ, from the coding sequence ATGAAAAAAGACAAGCAAAAAGTAATTGGTGAAGAAGTTTCTGATGAAAGACTAAAAGACCTTTTAACTCTTAAATCTCACGATGATGTAAACAACGACTATCATATCCTCACCAAAGCTTATCGTGCTTTACGCGAAGATGACTTTGCTCGTTTCCTACAAATTTTTATTACCGCAGGGCATGACATTAACGCCACCAGTAAAGAAGGTGAAACATTCCTAGCCACTATCAGTAGCCACCAACAAGCAGAACATTATATCAATACTTTAAAACAAGCTGGCGCACAATAA
- a CDS encoding hypoxanthine-guanine phosphoribosyltransferase produces MPVDLDHIKEVYAEADCLYDNTEVEAAIDRMGQAITADLANSNPLVFCIMNGGLVTSGKLLTKLNFPLQIDYIHATRYRNETRGGELNWLVKPNTEMNDRNVLIIDDILDEGHTLAAIVDYCRKAGAKSVITAVLVEKKHDRKGVELDADYIGLQIEDRYIFGYGMDYKGYWRNAPGIYALKGH; encoded by the coding sequence ATGCCTGTTGATCTTGACCATATTAAAGAGGTGTATGCTGAAGCTGACTGTTTATACGACAATACAGAAGTTGAAGCAGCCATCGACCGCATGGGACAAGCTATCACAGCTGATCTAGCTAACAGTAACCCACTGGTTTTCTGTATTATGAATGGTGGCTTAGTCACCAGTGGCAAACTCTTGACCAAGCTGAACTTTCCTCTGCAAATAGACTATATCCATGCTACTCGCTATCGGAATGAAACACGAGGAGGCGAATTAAACTGGCTGGTAAAACCAAATACTGAAATGAATGATCGGAACGTTCTGATCATTGATGATATATTGGATGAAGGTCATACCTTAGCAGCCATTGTTGACTATTGTCGAAAAGCTGGTGCTAAGTCAGTAATTACAGCTGTTCTGGTCGAGAAAAAACATGACCGTAAAGGGGTTGAACTTGACGCTGACTATATTGGCTTACAAATTGAGGATCGCTATATTTTCGGCTATGGGATGGACTACAAAGGTTACTGGCGTAATGCACCCGGTATTTACGCATTAAAAGGCCACTAA
- a CDS encoding sugar-transfer associated ATP-grasp domain-containing protein produces the protein MISVKGSLLSRLQQTIVLFRQEAHITQKPLLSLLTDALHIYFSHGIGPNYYLLAGMARNDFPSQQRDAHLSSKEYTAVLDILNPPEYRKLTQSKLNEKALYQFLKIPTAAFIGYYHPTKGFDTDDNPLTTFEQFRQLLVSNLDNTLCFKPIEGWGGHGFIACHIKVVNGEIKLKKIFSEKEFTIEEFTQYLTNNISKTDLLIEKYIQQSTAYAKYNDSSLNTVRVWVLESREIEVIGAYFRVGRVGSQVDNGDSGGIMCPVNIDTGEIQPGLITNTPVRNNFSSHPDNGTLLAGYILDRWHEIVTFSCEVLRKLPNLQFAGLDIAMTENGPVLVETNVCPDKDGAAFARIPSIKCKLAIDR, from the coding sequence ATGATTTCCGTTAAGGGAAGTTTACTCAGCAGATTACAGCAAACTATTGTCCTTTTTCGACAAGAGGCTCACATCACCCAAAAGCCTTTGCTGAGCTTGCTTACAGACGCACTGCACATTTACTTTAGCCATGGAATAGGGCCTAACTATTATTTACTTGCTGGCATGGCACGAAACGACTTCCCATCACAACAACGCGATGCACATCTTTCCAGTAAAGAATATACTGCTGTGCTGGATATACTGAACCCGCCAGAATACCGAAAGCTAACACAAAGTAAACTTAATGAAAAAGCTTTGTATCAATTTTTAAAAATTCCCACAGCAGCATTTATTGGCTATTACCACCCAACCAAAGGCTTTGACACAGATGATAATCCTTTAACAACATTTGAACAGTTTCGTCAATTACTCGTAAGTAACCTAGATAATACATTGTGTTTCAAACCTATTGAAGGCTGGGGTGGTCACGGGTTTATTGCTTGTCATATTAAAGTAGTGAATGGTGAAATAAAGCTAAAAAAAATATTTTCTGAAAAGGAATTTACTATTGAAGAATTTACTCAATACTTAACTAATAATATTAGTAAAACAGATTTACTTATTGAAAAGTACATACAACAAAGTACTGCTTATGCCAAATATAACGATAGCAGTTTAAACACAGTACGAGTATGGGTATTAGAGAGCAGAGAAATCGAAGTTATTGGTGCTTATTTTCGAGTAGGACGGGTAGGCTCTCAGGTTGATAATGGAGATAGTGGTGGCATTATGTGTCCTGTTAATATAGATACTGGCGAAATTCAACCAGGGCTTATTACCAATACCCCTGTCCGCAATAACTTCTCATCCCACCCAGACAATGGCACTTTATTAGCTGGCTATATCTTGGATAGATGGCATGAGATTGTAACGTTTTCTTGTGAAGTACTACGTAAGTTACCTAACTTACAGTTTGCTGGCCTGGATATAGCAATGACTGAGAACGGGCCGGTACTGGTAGAAACCAATGTATGTCCTGACAAAGATGGAGCAGCCTTTGCCAGAATTCCCTCTATAAAATGTAAGTTGGCAATCGACCGATGA
- the oppD gene encoding oligopeptide ABC transporter ATP-binding protein OppD produces MSLLDVQDLRVEFETPDGMVTAVNSLNFSLSEGETLGIVGESGSGKSQTAFALMGLLAKNGYTSGKALFNGKDILQLTNAELNKVRAEQIAMIFQDPMTSLNPYMKVGKQLAEVLILHKGMDKKSARAESIRMLEAVHIPEAHKRIDMYPHEFSGGMRQRVMIAMALLCRPKLLIADEPTTALDVTVQAQILTLLNELKLEFNTSIIMITHDLGVVAGLCDKVLVMYAGRTMEYGAVNDVFYKPTHPYTKGLLASIPDLVADQDELPTIPGNPPNLLNLPQGCPFQDRCGYVFDRCRHTTPELKTFDGYRQRACHLQQEAVQQKNNQQEVMA; encoded by the coding sequence ATGAGTTTATTAGATGTACAAGATTTACGGGTAGAGTTTGAAACACCTGATGGAATGGTAACAGCAGTAAATAGCTTGAACTTTTCACTATCTGAAGGTGAAACTTTAGGAATTGTGGGTGAGTCTGGCTCAGGTAAAAGCCAAACGGCTTTTGCCTTAATGGGATTGCTTGCAAAAAATGGCTATACCTCAGGCAAAGCCTTATTTAATGGTAAAGATATTTTGCAATTGACTAATGCAGAATTAAATAAGGTCAGGGCTGAACAAATTGCAATGATTTTTCAGGACCCAATGACATCGCTCAACCCTTATATGAAAGTGGGAAAACAATTAGCTGAAGTATTGATCTTACATAAAGGAATGGATAAAAAATCTGCCAGGGCAGAATCGATAAGGATGCTAGAGGCTGTTCATATCCCAGAAGCACATAAACGAATAGATATGTACCCCCATGAATTTTCTGGGGGTATGCGTCAACGTGTCATGATTGCAATGGCGCTATTGTGCCGGCCTAAACTGCTAATTGCAGATGAGCCTACTACTGCGCTTGATGTTACAGTGCAGGCACAAATTTTAACTTTATTGAACGAGTTGAAGCTGGAGTTTAATACTTCTATTATTATGATCACCCACGACTTGGGAGTGGTCGCTGGTCTGTGTGATAAAGTACTTGTGATGTATGCTGGGCGTACTATGGAATATGGTGCAGTGAATGACGTATTTTATAAGCCTACTCATCCTTACACGAAAGGTTTGTTAGCATCGATACCTGACTTGGTCGCAGACCAGGATGAGCTGCCAACCATTCCTGGTAATCCACCCAATTTATTAAATTTACCCCAAGGTTGTCCTTTCCAAGACCGTTGTGGTTATGTGTTCGATCGTTGTAGGCATACGACACCTGAACTGAAGACTTTTGATGGCTATCGGCAACGGGCATGTCATTTACAACAAGAGGCTGTGCAGCAAAAAAATAATCAGCAGGAGGTGATGGCATGA
- a CDS encoding lipopolysaccharide biosynthesis protein, protein MIHLMDDSSITKKMGIGAVWMVFLRLCVRLLSIISLFIMARLLVPEDYGIVALAMSFYAILDVITTFNFDLPLIQNQHATKEDYNTAWSLNILMGLFIAIGLLIGSHPMAALFNEPQLTSIFPCLAVMAILQGFTNIGIVNFRKELKLKKEFHFEFSKKILSFIVTVTAGVLLKSYWALILGMITNSLAGLLLSFIMSDYRPSLSLKSWRSLLNFSKWMLFTNILGFTNNRLMMLIVGSSLNTKVLGNYSMMKEVADITTVELVLPIQKALFPGYSKLTNDRHQLAQVFLNSISMIAFFGVPIAVTLAILNEYFVIILLSDKWLSESWMLKIFCLSGAFSLVTGATFSIYYALAKPQIVTAILFIQGVIRVILFSYFITQNQILEALLSILATAIFGTLLSLVTSCRLLTLPILQLLWPLTRTVLAAICLTGCLLLLNAWFPLHDNFFINLLTMSVMAIIGLAIYSICHFSLWYFTYPLQTASSASQPTGAEAIIIQLVKPKLSALKLKLS, encoded by the coding sequence ATGATTCATTTAATGGACGACTCTAGTATAACTAAAAAAATGGGCATTGGCGCAGTCTGGATGGTTTTCCTAAGGCTTTGCGTTCGCTTGTTAAGCATTATTAGCCTGTTTATTATGGCAAGACTGCTTGTTCCTGAAGATTATGGAATTGTGGCACTTGCGATGAGTTTTTATGCCATTTTGGATGTAATCACGACCTTTAACTTTGACCTGCCATTAATACAAAATCAACACGCGACTAAAGAAGATTACAACACGGCCTGGAGCCTGAATATATTAATGGGCTTGTTTATTGCGATAGGCCTACTAATAGGCAGTCATCCGATGGCAGCTCTATTTAATGAACCCCAACTCACCTCAATTTTTCCATGTTTAGCAGTGATGGCTATTTTACAAGGGTTTACCAATATTGGTATTGTCAATTTCCGCAAAGAGCTAAAACTGAAAAAAGAGTTTCATTTTGAATTCAGTAAAAAGATTCTGTCTTTTATAGTAACCGTCACAGCAGGTGTTTTACTAAAATCATATTGGGCTTTAATTCTTGGCATGATTACTAATAGCTTAGCAGGCCTTCTCCTCAGTTTCATCATGAGTGACTATCGCCCATCCCTATCTCTAAAAAGCTGGCGGAGTTTATTAAATTTTTCAAAATGGATGTTATTTACAAACATTCTCGGTTTCACCAATAACCGCCTGATGATGCTAATTGTCGGTAGCTCATTAAACACAAAAGTGTTAGGCAACTACTCAATGATGAAAGAAGTGGCTGATATCACGACAGTTGAGTTAGTACTACCCATCCAAAAAGCGCTATTTCCAGGCTATTCAAAACTAACAAATGATAGACATCAATTAGCGCAAGTCTTTCTTAATAGCATTTCAATGATTGCATTTTTTGGTGTTCCTATTGCCGTTACCCTTGCCATTTTAAATGAATATTTTGTTATCATTTTATTAAGTGACAAATGGCTCAGTGAATCGTGGATGTTAAAGATTTTTTGCCTTTCTGGAGCATTTTCGTTAGTTACCGGAGCCACTTTTTCAATTTATTATGCTCTGGCAAAGCCACAAATAGTCACCGCTATCTTGTTCATACAAGGAGTAATCAGAGTTATCTTATTCAGCTACTTTATTACTCAAAATCAAATATTAGAAGCTTTACTTAGCATTCTGGCAACTGCAATTTTTGGAACCCTGTTAAGCCTAGTCACTAGTTGTCGATTACTCACTTTACCAATACTACAACTATTATGGCCACTGACACGTACTGTTTTAGCGGCAATTTGTCTGACGGGTTGTTTATTGCTGTTAAACGCATGGTTTCCACTGCATGATAACTTTTTTATCAACTTACTAACGATGTCGGTAATGGCCATTATCGGCTTGGCCATTTATAGTATCTGCCATTTTAGTTTATGGTATTTCACTTATCCTCTACAAACAGCTTCCTCTGCATCACAACCAACTGGCGCAGAAGCCATTATTATTCAGTTAGTTAAACCTAAACTATCAGCACTAAAATTAAAACTTAGTTAA
- the oppF gene encoding murein tripeptide/oligopeptide ABC transporter ATP binding protein OppF translates to MAASEKVIVQVKDLKVHFKVDNKGGWPWQPKPTLKAVDGVSFDIYEGETLGVVGESGCGKSSLARALIGLIPSHSGSVLWLGEDLTQLNQEALREKRQDLQFIFQDPLASLNPRMTIGEIIAEPLQTFYPDMSKRQVEEKVKAMMNRVGLLPNVVNRYPHEFSGGQCQRVGIARALILEPKLVVCDEPVSALDVSIQAQVVNLLKELQREMKLSLVFIAHDLSVVKHISDRVMVMYLGNVVELASSKDLYTNPMHPYTQALLSAVPLADPEKERNKQAQILVGDLPSPINPPKGCVFCTRCPIAEARCQQQRPILQTFGSNHQVSCLKVVDGSC, encoded by the coding sequence ATGGCAGCGTCGGAAAAAGTAATCGTACAAGTCAAAGACCTTAAAGTTCACTTTAAAGTTGACAATAAAGGCGGTTGGCCTTGGCAGCCAAAACCTACTTTAAAAGCGGTAGATGGCGTTAGTTTTGATATTTATGAAGGTGAGACCTTAGGGGTTGTTGGCGAGTCTGGCTGTGGTAAATCTAGTTTAGCTAGGGCGTTGATTGGTTTAATTCCATCCCATTCAGGTTCTGTATTATGGCTAGGAGAGGATCTTACTCAGTTAAATCAGGAGGCGTTAAGGGAAAAGCGACAAGATTTACAGTTTATTTTTCAAGACCCTTTGGCTTCTCTTAATCCCAGAATGACTATTGGCGAAATTATTGCTGAACCATTGCAAACCTTTTACCCGGATATGAGTAAAAGGCAAGTAGAAGAAAAAGTTAAAGCCATGATGAATAGGGTAGGGCTATTACCGAATGTGGTGAACCGTTATCCCCATGAGTTTTCTGGTGGTCAATGTCAGCGGGTTGGTATTGCCAGAGCATTAATTTTAGAGCCTAAACTGGTAGTTTGTGATGAGCCTGTGAGTGCTTTAGATGTATCAATTCAAGCCCAAGTGGTTAACTTGCTAAAAGAACTTCAGAGGGAAATGAAGCTTTCTCTAGTATTTATTGCTCATGATTTAAGTGTAGTTAAGCATATTAGTGATAGGGTAATGGTGATGTATTTGGGGAATGTGGTGGAGCTGGCGAGTAGTAAAGATCTTTACACTAATCCTATGCATCCTTACACCCAAGCACTATTATCGGCTGTACCACTTGCTGACCCAGAAAAGGAAAGAAATAAACAGGCGCAAATTTTAGTTGGTGACTTACCATCTCCGATTAATCCACCAAAGGGGTGTGTTTTTTGCACTCGCTGTCCTATAGCAGAAGCTCGTTGTCAACAGCAACGACCTATTTTACAAACATTTGGTAGCAATCATCAGGTGTCTTGCTTAAAAGTAGTAGATGGTAGCTGTTAA